The following proteins come from a genomic window of Lolium rigidum isolate FL_2022 chromosome 5, APGP_CSIRO_Lrig_0.1, whole genome shotgun sequence:
- the LOC124657742 gene encoding uncharacterized protein LOC124657742, whose translation MASLLSPNTVGATTARPSTSISRGRVTAMATKGPKPSSGTKRSSGTVTVFPVSVGRPAGPPRPGTTKGSAPVKLLTNVQKLRLLTKAEKAGLLSAAERAGLSLSAVERLGLLSKAEELGVLSAATDPGTPGALQGLALLLLAAGPAVVFLVPEQYPWEVALQAVAALVSVAGGSAAFAASNFVSRLQGSSG comes from the exons ATGGCGTCACTCCTGTCGCCGAACACCGTCGGCGCGACCACGGCGAGGCCGAGCACCAGCATCAGTCGAGGCCGTGTCACCGCCATGGCCACCAAGGGCCCCAAGCCCAGCTCCGGCACAAAAAGGTCATCG GGCACGGTGACGGTGTTCCCGGTGTCGGTGGGGAGGCCCGCGGGCCCGCCGCGGCCGGGCACGACCAAGGGGTCGGCGCCGGTGAAGCTGCTGACGAACGTGCAGAAGCTGCGGCTGCTGACCAAGGCGGAGAAGGCGGGCCTGCTGTCGGCGGCGGAGCGCGCGGGGCTGTCGCTGTCGGCGGTGGAGCGGCTCGGGCTGCTGTCCAAGGCGGAGGAGCTCGGGGTGCTGTCGGCCGCCACCGACCCCGGCACCCCCGGCGCGCTGCAGGGCCtcgcgctgctgctgctcgccgccggccccgccgtcgtcttcctcgtccCCGAGCAGTACCCCTGGGAGGTCGCGCTCCAGGCCGTCGCCGCGCTCGTCAGCGTCGCCGGTGGGTCCGCCGCGTTCGCGGCTTCCAATTTCGTGTCCAGGCTCCAGGGCTCCTCCGGCTGA